The region GAAAAATGGCAACTGATAAGTAAAGGTATAGGAATTACATGGGAAAATTTAGATGAAGACCTTTCGGTTAAAGGATTTATTCACACGGTTGCTATAAATGAAATGCTTGAACACTTACAATCATCAACAAATCTAGGAAGAGCAACAGTTTAACCCCTAACTAGCGCAAGCGTCCGCTTGTGCTTTATTAGCATTTTTTTTGCAAAAAGTTTTTTCCCGGTTAAAGCCTTGCAGGTTTTGGTTGTCGTCGAAGCCCACGCCATGAATGGCGTGGTAATTCAGGGACGTTATAACCTGAGCAAGCTTTATTGACAGGGATTAGTACCTGACTTGCGCCGCCATTTATGGCGGTGATTAGAAAAGAACCCGAAGCGTTTTCCGGCTTTAGCCAGGAACAAAAAACGGCTGCAAAATTTTGCAGCCGTTCTGGGTATTTTATTCTGGCTATTTCATTAAAAAATTAAAATCATCACCCGAAGAAAGCTCGTAGAACTCTTCGCCGTATTTGAAAATGCGGCATGTACGTTCTCCTTTATGTGTGAGTTTACCATTTTCATATATAAACATACAACCTTCACGCAATCCTGCTACAGTAATATCCTGGTTCACAATCAGAAACTCCTCGATGCGTTGCTGTCGACTTTCGCCTCCATGTCCTTGTGCTGTTTTGTCCAGGTAGTGCGGATTGATTTGAAACGGGATCAAATTCAACGCTTCGAAACCTTTTGGGTCAATAATGGGCATGTCGTTAGTAGTTTTTATAGTGGGGCAGGTGAGGTTAGACCCGGCACTCCAACCTATGTAAGGTGTTCCATCTTCTACTTTGGTTCGAATTTGTTCTATTAAACCGTGACGACGAACTTCGTGCAATAAATGCCATGTGCTGCCGCCCCCCACAATAATGGCTTTGGCATCCTGCACTGCTTTTATCGGGTCGTTAAAATGATGGATAGAAACCACATCGTGGCCCACTTCATTGAAGCGTGTTTTGACTTTGGCTTCGTACTCATCATAAGTCATGCTTACGCCTGCATAGGGGATGAAGAGTGCTTCCACGCGGTCGTTCCCTAAAAAGTCGGCAATATCGTTTTTACAATAGTCCAGGTAGGGCTCGCCAGCCATGGTTGAGTTGCTAATTAGTAATAGTCTCATAATATTATGTTTAAGGTTTAGATTTATTTAATTACATGCACTGTCATTGAAATATCTTTTTTCGGCCAGCTTTTACCATCGACTTCTACGGCGGCAATGCTGTCTATAACTTCCATGCCGTCTATAACCTGGCCAAAAACAGTGTGTTGACCATCCAGATGTGCTGCTCCGCCTGTTGTCGTGTATAGTTTTCTCTGTGCTTTAGTAAATTTTATGTTATTTGATTTTTCAATTTCATCCAGGTCATAATCGTTGTATGTGGTTCCATGAACTATAAAAAAATCGTATGACGATGAACGTTTATCAGGGTTGTCTTCATAATCGCGCGCCATTGATACAGCCCCGGGTTTATGGTAGTACCGGTTGGGCTGCATCTCTTCAGGAATGCTGTAATAACCCACTTTTCTTTTTATTGTACGACGTTCATAAGCATCTGAATCTCCGCCCTGTACAATAAAGTTCTGTTCCACACGGTAAAAAACTGTTTCATCATAAAAGTCTCGATTAGTCAGCATTAAAAAATTTGCACGGTGCAGAGGTGTCCCATCATAAAGTCTTATTTTAATATCACCCTTGGTGGTTTTTAGTAAAACAATATTTTGCGGATGATTTTCACCATATTCACTAAGCACTTTTACCACATTATCGTTCGACAACTTTGGGAATTTTTTCTTTTTAGGTTTTTTGCTCACAAGCTTTTTCTTTGGTTTAGCCTTTTGGGTAACCTTAGTTTTTTCTGTCTTGTCTTTTTTATCAGGCTGATCTCCGCAGGCGGCCATCATGATAAAAGGCATAAGAAAAAACAGGATTAGTTGAATTGTCCTTGAGCGCATAGTTTTTGTCTTCAGGTTTTGGTTATTGTGCATAAATATCTTTTCGGTATTTATCTCCTTCGTCACCTTTCATAATGGTGAGGTAGTTTTCATATCGTGTAAATGGTATTTCATTGTTTTCAACTGCATCTTTAACGGCGCAACCGGGTTCGTGGATATGTGTGCAATTATGAAATTTGCAGTTTTGGCCGACTTTAAATATTTCAGGGAAAAAATGCGATAGTTCTTCTTCGCGTTCAACTTCCACAAGCCCAAAAGAACGAATTCCCGGGGTATCAATAATTTTGGCACCAAAATCAAGCTCATGCATTTCTGCAAATGTTGTAGTGTGCTTACCTTGCTGATGTGCATCTGAAATATCTCCGATTTTTAACTCCAATCCGGGTTGCAGCTTGTTTAGCAAAGTGCTTTTTCCCACTCCCGACTGCCCAACGATCACACTGGTTGTGTTTTTCATCTTTGCCTTAATCTGGTCAAGATTTAAGCCTCTGGCTGCAGATATGAGCATAACGGGGTATTCAATCGATTCATAAAGATATTTGTAGGCCTCGGCAAGTTCTTTTTGGTCTTCGTCCAGAATGTCCATTTTGTTGAAAACAATA is a window of Salinivirga cyanobacteriivorans DNA encoding:
- the pepE gene encoding dipeptidase PepE, with translation MRLLLISNSTMAGEPYLDYCKNDIADFLGNDRVEALFIPYAGVSMTYDEYEAKVKTRFNEVGHDVVSIHHFNDPIKAVQDAKAIIVGGGSTWHLLHEVRRHGLIEQIRTKVEDGTPYIGWSAGSNLTCPTIKTTNDMPIIDPKGFEALNLIPFQINPHYLDKTAQGHGGESRQQRIEEFLIVNQDITVAGLREGCMFIYENGKLTHKGERTCRIFKYGEEFYELSSGDDFNFLMK
- a CDS encoding peptidylprolyl isomerase, whose protein sequence is MRSRTIQLILFFLMPFIMMAACGDQPDKKDKTEKTKVTQKAKPKKKLVSKKPKKKKFPKLSNDNVVKVLSEYGENHPQNIVLLKTTKGDIKIRLYDGTPLHRANFLMLTNRDFYDETVFYRVEQNFIVQGGDSDAYERRTIKRKVGYYSIPEEMQPNRYYHKPGAVSMARDYEDNPDKRSSSYDFFIVHGTTYNDYDLDEIEKSNNIKFTKAQRKLYTTTGGAAHLDGQHTVFGQVIDGMEVIDSIAAVEVDGKSWPKKDISMTVHVIK
- the rsgA gene encoding ribosome small subunit-dependent GTPase A; this encodes MDKLKGVVVKTTGSWHTVKLNSGKLMDCTVRGKFRIKGIRNTNPIAVGDVVTVEQNPNESTGVIVDLDQRKSYIIRKATKLSKQAHIIASNIDQVFVLAAITEPETPLMFIDRVLVTAESYRIPAIIVFNKMDILDEDQKELAEAYKYLYESIEYPVMLISAARGLNLDQIKAKMKNTTSVIVGQSGVGKSTLLNKLQPGLELKIGDISDAHQQGKHTTTFAEMHELDFGAKIIDTPGIRSFGLVEVEREEELSHFFPEIFKVGQNCKFHNCTHIHEPGCAVKDAVENNEIPFTRYENYLTIMKGDEGDKYRKDIYAQ